The segment GTGACTGTTCGGCGGCAGGCTCAGCGCCGCCTCCACGATCGCGGCGTCCCCGAGCACCTTCCCGGGCGAGACGTCGCGCCGCTGGGCGACCTGGTCACGGGCCGTCCACAGCTCCCGTACGACCGCCATCTGGCGGCGCCGGCGGACCTTGTGCATGCCGGACGTACGGCGCCAGGGATCCTTGCGGGGCGGCGGCGGGGGAGCGGCGGCGATCGCCGCGAACTCCTGCCGGGCCCACTCCAGCTTCCCCTGCTGCGTCAGCTCCTCCTCCAGCGCGTCCCGCAGATCCACCAGCAGCTCGACATCGAGCGCGGCATAGCGCAGCCAGGGCTCGGGCAGCGGCCGGGTGGACCAGTCGACGGCGGAGTGGCCCTTCTCCAGGGCGAAGCCGAGGACGTTCTCGACCATGGCGCCCAGGCCGACCCGGGCGAAGCCGGCCAGCCGTCCGGCCAGCTCGGTGTCGAACAGCCGGGTGGGAACCATCCCTATGTCACGCAGACACGGCAGGTCCTGGGTGGCGGCGTGCAGCACCCACTCGGCGTCGCCGATCGCCTCCCCCAGCGCCGACAGGTCGGGGCAGCCGACCGGGTCGACCAGCACACTGCCGGCGCCCTGGCGGCGCAGCTGTACGAGGTAGGCGCGCTGGCCGTAGCGGTAGCCGGAGGCCCGCTCGGCGTCGACGGCCACCGGGCCCGTACCGGCCGCGAAGGCGGCCACGACCTCGGCGAGTGCCTCGTCCGTGGCGGTCACCGGGGGGATGCCCTCGCGGGGCTCCAGGAGAGGGACCGGCGCCGGTCGGGGGTCCGGAGGCGAGTCTCCGGTTGCTCGCAGTGTCGTGTCTGCTGCGGTCTTTTGGGCGTCGGTCACCAGTCAAGGGTATCTGTGTATGCACGTCGCCCGTCGAGGGAACGTTCCCTCGACGGGCGAGCCGGTCGTGTGGACGGTCAGTGAATGATGCCGGTACGCAAGGCGACGGCCACCATTCCGGCCCGGTCGCCGGTGCCGAGCTTGCGGGCAATACGGGCGAGATGGCTCTTGACGGTCAGCGCCGACAGCCCCATCGAAACGCCGATGGCCTTGTTGGACTGGCCCTCCGCCACCAGCCGCAACACCTCGACCTCACGCCCCGACAGCTCCCGGTAGCCGCCCGGGTGGCCGGGGGCGCCCGGGGGACGGCGCTGCATACGGGCCGCGTTGGCGCCGATCGGCGAGGCGCCGGGGCGTCCGGGGAGGCCCAGGTTGGTACGGGTGCCGGTGACGACATAGCCCTTGACGCCGCCGGCCAGGGCGTTGCGTACGGCCCCGATGTCGTCGGCCGCGGACAGCGCGAGGCCGTTGGGCCACCCCGCCGCCCGGGTCTCGGACAGCAGCGTGAGGCCGGAGCCGTCGGGCAGGTGGACGTCGGCAACGCAGATGTCGCGCGGATTGCCGACGCGGGGACGAGCCTCCGCGATCGACGACGCCTCGATCACGTCGCGCACTCCGAGAGCCCACAGGTGGCGGGTGACGGTGGAGCGCACGCGAGGGTCGGCCACGACGACCATGGCCGTCGGCTTGTTCGGGCGGTAGGCGACCAGGCTCGAAGGTTGCTCGAGAAGAACAGACACCGGGCCTCCTGGGGGGAGTGGCGGGGGACGGACGCCCGGCTTGGGGGAGCCGGAATGATCCGTGTTTGAAGGGTCACTGACCTCTTCGGCAGCAATCCGGCGGGACTTTAGACTTTGATCACGATTTAGTTAGGGGCAATTCGGGCAAATCGGATGCATGATCGATCAGGGTGAGCACCCGGTGCGCACCGAGATGATCAAAGCCGTACGCGATGCCGCCCGGACGTCATCACCGGGCCTCGTCACCGGAACTCGCCAGGGGGAGGCGGCGGGGCGGGCGGGCGCCGGAACGAGAACCGGGCCGGCGGTGTGCGAACACCGCCGGCCCGGTCCGGGGAGCGTGGAATTCAGCGGGGCTGGGCGCCGCGGCGCTGCGGCAGCGGGACGATCCCGCCGCGCGTCGTCATATCGAGCGGGGCCGGCGGCAGGCCCGCGACCTGGCACAGCAGATC is part of the Streptomyces platensis genome and harbors:
- a CDS encoding HRDC domain-containing protein, with product MTDAQKTAADTTLRATGDSPPDPRPAPVPLLEPREGIPPVTATDEALAEVVAAFAAGTGPVAVDAERASGYRYGQRAYLVQLRRQGAGSVLVDPVGCPDLSALGEAIGDAEWVLHAATQDLPCLRDIGMVPTRLFDTELAGRLAGFARVGLGAMVENVLGFALEKGHSAVDWSTRPLPEPWLRYAALDVELLVDLRDALEEELTQQGKLEWARQEFAAIAAAPPPPPRKDPWRRTSGMHKVRRRRQMAVVRELWTARDQVAQRRDVSPGKVLGDAAIVEAALSLPPNSHALAGLPGFGHRMGRRQLEQWQAAVDRARALPESELPQPGQPLNGPPPPRAWADKDPVAAARLSAARAAVTALAEELNLPQENLITPDTVRRLCWEPPAEPTREAVAEVLSGHGARAWQIEQVAPILTEALLTDAG
- a CDS encoding response regulator transcription factor, whose product is MSVLLEQPSSLVAYRPNKPTAMVVVADPRVRSTVTRHLWALGVRDVIEASSIAEARPRVGNPRDICVADVHLPDGSGLTLLSETRAAGWPNGLALSAADDIGAVRNALAGGVKGYVVTGTRTNLGLPGRPGASPIGANAARMQRRPPGAPGHPGGYRELSGREVEVLRLVAEGQSNKAIGVSMGLSALTVKSHLARIARKLGTGDRAGMVAVALRTGIIH